The Virgibacillus sp. SK37 region CAGCAAACGGTTGCCAACATTAAGGATGTTCGTATTGCTGAGGTAATTGATCACCATCGTATCTCTAACTTTGAGACAAAGGAACCTTTGTATTTTCGTGCAGAACCAGTTGGATGTACGGCAACCATTTTAAATAAAATGTATAAAGAAAATGGAGTTCCTGTATCCAAGGAAATTGCCGGCTTATTGTTATCTGCTATTATTTCCGATTCTTTATTATTAAAATCACCAACGTGCACAAAAGAAGATGTGGATGCAGCGTATGAGCTTGCAGAAATTGCTGGTGTTAATCTGGAGACCTATGGCTTGGAAATGCTTCAGGCTGGTGCTGACTTGAGTGATAAGACAGTTACAGAATTATTAACCATGGATGCAAAAGAGTTCTCCATGGGGGATGCCAAAGTGGAAATTGCTCAAGTGAACGCAGTGGATACTAGTAAAATCTATGCCTTCCAGGATGACATTGATACAGAAATTGCTCAGATTATAAAAGATAAAGATCTGGATTTATTCTTGTTTGTTGTTACAGATATTCTTAATAATGACTCTGAAGTACTTGCACATGGAGAAGGAAAGGCGAAAGTAGAATCTGCATTTGGAGTGGAGCTCAACGCTAATAATCGTGCTTTACTTAAAGGAGTAGTATCTCGTAAAAAACAAATTGTAACTGCATTAACAGAAGCATTTACAAAATAAAATATATCATTATGGCTGGAGCGATCTCATTTTAGAATGAGGTTGCTTTTTTTGTGTATTGGACTAGCAATTGGGTTCTAGTCAAATATTATGTTGTACTTACATAGTAGGAGTAAAATACGTAGTATCTTTGTTGATGAAAAGATCAGTGAAATATTTGAGAAGAAGTGCCGCATTGATTTCCGTTGCATGCGGACGCTTTCACACCTCCGGGTACAAGTGCGACATCTGCTCGTTATCTCGCAGTGTCTTCTTTGCCGCCCGGCATGGCTTCAGCCGCCCCCGAAAAGCGCAGTGTTTTCCGAAGCGGTGGTCTAACCAGATTCATTATTTTAGTAAATTTTCAAAGAAGATTAATTTTCATATCCTAACCAAGTTACTTCGGACTTTATCTATTTTGCTAACTTATGGATTCCCCCAATATATCTCATTACCGTAATTAAAATCGAATGAGCTACTAAACCGAAAGTTTCAAACTCATGAGGAAAGGGGAAATTTATACTAGATTGAAAAGACGGAAAGGTGTCGTGGTGTAATGAGAAAGTTTGATGTGATAGTAATTGGTACAGGACCGAGCGGCTCAAGAATAGCAGCAGGATGCAGTAAACAGGGCTTAGAAGTAGCGGCTGTTGATTCTCGAGGTTATGGTGGTACATGCCCATTGAGAGGATGTATACCAAAGAAAGTATTGACTGATGCAGCAGAAATTGTCCAACAATCCGAACAGCTACAAGGAAAAGGTATAGAACGAACAAGTAATATCGACTGGAAGGATCTCATGCAATTTAAGCGTTCATTTACTGAACCTGTCCCTGAAAAACAGGAGTCTGACATGCAAGACGCAGGTGTGGAGACATTTCATGGAGTAGCAACATTTGTAAACGACCAAGAAATAAAAATTGGAAAAGAAACATTGTTTGGTAAAAATATCGTAGTTGCTACAGGTGCGAAACCTATGCCATTACCAATAGAAGGGGAGGAGCTCCTTACAACAAGTGATGAATTTTTAGAGTTGGGCAACTTACCTCCACGCATACTTTTTATAGGCGGTGGGTATATTTCTTTTGAGTTAGCCCATGTGGCTGCAAAAGCGGGTAGTGATGTGCATATTCTTCAACGTGGAGAACACCCACTAAAGCAATTTGACCAGGATATGGTGCAACAATTAGTAGAAGCAATGGAGGAAGCAGGTGTCTCTATACATTTGAATACCGAAGTAAAAGAAATTAAACAAGAGGGGGACCAATACCAGGTTGTCACTAAAATGAATGGCAAGGAAGAAATAATGACAGGAGATATGGTTGTGCATGGAGGTGGACGTATACCTGAATTGGATGATCTGAAGCTTGAACATGGAAACGTGGAATATGGCAAAGGCGGTATTACCGTGAATAAATATTTACAAAGCACAACTAATTCACACATATATGCTGCAGGGGATGCTGCTGATACAGAAGGGGCTCCCTTGACTCCAGTTGCAGGTATAGAGGCAAAAGCGGTGATTGAAAATATTGTTCATGGAAACCAAAGTGAAGTGGACTATACCGGGGTTCCTTCCGTAGTCTTTACCATGCCAAAGGTAGCGAAAGCAGGTATTACAGAGGAAGAAGCAAAGAAGATGGATTATAATATTGAATCCAAATTTACAGATATGAAAGACTGGTTTACCTATGCACATAAAAATGAAGCAAGAGCAGCTGTAAAAATTATTACAGATAAAAAAACCGGTCAATTGCTGGGAGCTCATATGATAAGCAGTAAGGCAGATGAGTTAATTAACTTTTTCGCAATGGCTATCCAGTTGAAGCTTCGTACAGAAGATGTCAAAAAGCTAACTCTAGTTTTCCCAACTGCAGTATCAGACATTCCAGCGATGCTATAAGTCCTTTAAATTAGTATGCGCAAGTGCCTTTACTTTTCTATCCTGCATGTACCATATAAAAAGTGTACAGTGAATAAAAAAGGAATAATCCTCGAATCCTAAGGAAGATGAGAAAGGAGGCAGGTACGATGGGTGGAAAACCTAAAGGACCAAAGCAGCAAGAACGACCAAAATTACCACAAAGCCCCCAGCAACCATATGGAGAGCCTTTAAGTGGATCAAAGAAGGTAAAACAGTCAAATCATACGAGGCAAAAACATAATCCAGGTCATGATATGTAAACAAAAAAAGCTGTTCCCAAATAGTAAAAGCTATTGGGGCAGTTTTTTCTTTGCTTAACATACTTTTCACTACAATATGTAATTAAATACAAGATAAATATGATTAAATTCCCTAAATATAGGTACGTGTCTTATACAAGTCATAGCCATTTGCCATAGGTTATTAGTGAACCTATTAGAGGAAAGGGGATTTAAAATGAGACATCATAAAAGACCGCATTGCGGTTGCCCAAAACAAGTAGTATATCCGACCAAGCATAATTGTGTAAACAACTATTCAGAAAGTGAAGTTGATCACATCTATCCTTCACATACGACAATCATGAATCATCATACGGTTAAAAATAAACACATTTACCCACATTCCACTTCTGTACAAAATACGTCAAATAGTGTGGATGTGTATGGAGGTTCCTTTAATGTACCGGCTCCAGGTCAAGTAGCGGGAGCAATGTCCCCAGGTATGGGACCAGGTGCAGCACCAGGCCAAGTAGCGGGAACAATGTCCCCAGGTATGGGGCCGGGAGCAGCACCAGGCCAAGTAGCAGGAGCAATGTCTCCAGGTATGGGGCCAGGTTATGCGCATGGTCATCAAGGTATGCATGGGTCACATCATTGGAAGAAACCGAATAAATGGTGTTAATGTAGATCATAGGCTGGCATATGCCGGCCTGTTTTTTTATTGCTTGGAACCATATAAATTTTAAATTTGAAGCCTGCTGGATTAGCTGGGAACAGCTTTAACGCTACCCCTCAAAGTCTTACGTAATAACTCTACATGGATCTAAGAGGTATGCTTCTGCACTGCGTTCGCCGCAAAGCTACATAAAGCAATTTCAAAGAATACTTCAAGAGATAATTGAAATTAGTTGCTTCGTCATTACAATTTCTAGCTTGAACTTATCAGGTGTAAACAAGGCTCTTACGCTTTTGTTCCGCACGTTATGGCGATAGAAGGAGAATATTAAATGAAAATAATAACTGTGACTGGCTATAAGCCGATGGAATTAAGCATATTTAAGGAAAATGATCAACGAATTGAGTTTATTAAAGCAGCAATTGAAAAACGGTTAATTGGCTTTATAGAAGAGGGATTGGAATGGGTAATCATTTCAGGACAGATGGGGGTGGAATTATGGGCAGCTGAAGTAGTTATGGATCTGAAAGAAAGATATAATATTAATTTAGGGATATTCCCGCCATTCGAAAATCAAGAAAATCGTTGGCCAGAGCATTTACAGGAAAAGTATCAGGAACTTACGTTGGTTGCCGACTTTTATAAACCAATCTACCAAGGGGATTATAAGGGCGCTTTTCAATTTAAAGCAAAGAATATGTGGCTTGCTGATAAGAGTGATGGCTGCCTTTTACTAATGGATGATGAATTTCCAGGGAGTAATCGATTTTTCCATCAGGCAGCTAAAGAAGTGAAGAAGGATTATCCGATCTATGTGATAACTCCTGCTGATTTGGATGATGTTGTAGAGGAACTTCGTATGCAAAATCCAGATTATTGGTCTGGATAATCGGACAAGCCTATAGATTACACTATCCTCACTCCTTGCATAGAATGATAAAGAACGATGGAGTAAGGAGGGATAGCTTTGTATCCTACGTATATATGGCCGGGCAGACAAAATGGCGAGAGTATGAATCGATCGATAGTAGTAACGGGAAATGGGGAAGTAGTTGTTGAGCCGAACATGGCTGTGTTTCAGCTATCGGTAATAACAGAGAGTGAATCACTAAGCCAAGCACAACAAAAAAATTCAGAAATAATGTCAAAAGTTATTCAAGCCTTAGTCGAGGCAGGTATTCCAAACGAGCAAATTCAAACCATATCGTACACTGTTGAGCCAAGGTATGATTATGTAGAAGGTAAGCAAATCTTTAGAGGCTATGAAGTAATTAATACAATTAGTGTAAAAAATAAGCAACTTGAACAAACCGGCTATTTAATTGACTTAGCTGTTCAGAATGGTGTGAACCGTGTCAGCAACGTTCAGTTTCAAGTGGAAGACTCCGAGAAGTTTGAGAAGCAGGCATTAAGTATCGCCCTAGAAGATGCAGTAGCTAAAGCTGGCGTATTGGCTAGGACAATGAATACTAACATTTCACCTATACCTGTAAAAATAAAGGAATGGAGAAATGAAGGACCAGTTCTATATAAAACTATGGCGGTCAGTCAGGTTCAAACACCAATAGAGCCAGGGCAGATTGTTATTCAGGCAGCTCTGGAAGCCACCTTTCACTATTAATGAATTAATATATGTTTGAGCAAACCAAGTTGATGTCGAACCAATGATAACAGCCCATAGCCGCATAAATCCATAACCGGAGGCATATAGGCTTTTAGTCGAGACAGCAACGGCTGCACCCGAGACACCGAGCCTTCTATCCGCGACAGCAGCGGCTGCACCCGAGACACTAGCCCTCCACCCGCGACAGCAGCGACCGCACCCGAGACACCAATCCTATTCTCCGAGACAGCAACGAAGTACCCTCGACAATCACTATCTCAACAGAGACTAAATTTACTGCAAGTCTTAAAGTGTTCCCAGATCTTCTCCTCTTGATTTTGTATGAATTAGTTTAAATTCATACAAATCTTCAAAAAAGGAAGTTAACTACATAGATTCAGTTAACTTCCCCCATTCACTCAATGGTCACTTCTTTTAGTAAGGAGTAATCTCACCAAAACCCGATCATCCATCGTTAAACAGAACGCTTGAGTTTTCTTATATTTACCATAGATAATCAAAGATTTCTTCTTTAAATAAGTTTGTATCAATTGCACAGGCATCCGCTTCAATTCCGTATTGCCATCCGTAAAGCATGCTATTTTCAGGACCTTGGGGATTATATTCAGGAGCGTTTTCTTTTGTGGTTATTCCCACTTGAGGAAAAGCGGTCCACACAATCATATTTTCTTGTACTTTTTTCTCTGTAGCTTTATATGCTGTCAGAAGATCACTTTCTTCATCAAATACGCCATACACCCCGGGGGAATAGGGAGAATTAGTTATCGTGTCGTACCAGCCCTCAAGAAAAGCGGTATCCACTGGAAAACTCGGCTCAATATCTACAATAAGGACAACATCATCGGGTATCTCTAAGTTTTTTGCTATTTCAATTGCTCTATTGGCATGATCTATTCCTGCTTCCTGTCCGGTAGCATCTGTTACAGCATTATAAATTGCAAGAATGTCTACATCTTTTTGATGTAATAATTCTGCCTCAGCTTTATCAATACCAACGGAAACACCCTCGATATCTCCAAGGTACCTTCCCCATACACTTGGTTCTCCAAAATTTTCTGCTACACATTGATACATATTTTCGTCTACCTTACTGGCTGAATCTACTCCCCAAAAAATTTCATTACCTTCATTGCCTGATGTCTGTTCATCATCATTAGCAGTATCATCATTCTGCTTACCTGCATTCAAAATGAAAAGTGCTGATACGGCTAGCACAGTCAGCGAGCCCAAAAATACGAGCAAGTCAAACTTCTTCAACTTCTCCACCTCCCATTATTGCAGTATATGGGAGAATGGAATTACTTGTTTGGACGATAAGCAGATGGAAAAAGTCTGACCTAGAGAACGGACAGACTAGAAGAGGTGTTTTTTCAGTTCTTTACTACTTGAAATAATGGCAGTAATCAATAATGCGATCGCCGCCCCGATAAACAATGCAAAGCCAATGATGCCGATTCCCTCAAGATCATCGATAATAAATGCGATTATTATCAATATCATACTAATGAAAATAACTGAAATAGGAATGAGATATGCCAGTGGTGATTTTGACCGACCAAAAAACCAATTTAAACTAGTAAGAAGGATAAAGGTTAGTGGCGCAATTATAAAAAATACTGTCATTTTTTGAGCTCCTTTAATAATGATTACGGATTATAACTACATTATAAGCCAAGTTCGTAAGATAACATATGAAAAACCTTTTACAAATAAGGGAAATAAAGTTTTACATAATACTCCCGCTATAAAGGAAAATTCTGATATTATAGTTGTAAATGGGGGAGACGAAATGAAATTTCTAATTAGAAAAATGAAGCAGGATGATATTTTAGAAGTACAACATGTTGCTGAAACAAGCTGGCATGCAACATATGATGGAATTATACCGAGGAACATTCAAGATAACTTTTTAAAACATGCATACAGTGAAGAAATGCTCCAACAACGAATCGAAATATCAACAATTATTGTTGCTGAAGTAGGCGGGAAAGTAGTTGGCTTTGCTAATTTCTCTTCTGTTTCTAACGAAGGAGTAGCAGAGCTGGGTGCAATTTATTTACTCCCTGAATATCAAGGTGATTCCATTGGCACAGCCCTTCTTAAAAAGGGAATAACCTATTTACCTGAGGTGAAAAAGATCTTTATTAATGTAGAAAAAGATAATGAAATAGGTAAGAAATTTTACAAAGCAAAAGGGTTTGAAATGATCTCTACCTTCGATGAGAATTTTGATGGCCATATTTTGAAAACTATTCGCATGGAATTAACAGTTTAAAGGAGCAGGGTAATGACGTATTATGGCAGGCCGAAAACTGGGTTTCTACTCATTTTAATACTAGTCACTTTGATTCTAATTGATATAAGTTCATATTTTCTTATTGGTACGGTGCTTCTATTTGCTGCTAGTTTATGTCGCATGCAGTTAATATTGGACACAGAAATCTTTTATAGATTAACACTATTTAATTTTCTTATTAGAGAAGTAACGATTTCTCCAAAAGAAATGAAGGAGATACAATTTAAGCGTGTTGGTTGGAAGAAGAGAGGGGCTGCAATATTACGAGAAAAGGGGTTTCCTATCCATATTAATAACTATAACTCGCAGAAAGTATTTGATGATTTACATAATTATGCTGGTAGATATTCTATCCCTGTAACCAGTACAAAAGAATACGATCATTTAATAGAAAGGAAAGCAAGCAATGGAAATTAAAAGAATAAAAGATCTGGAAGATGCCCCAATGAATTTGTTGCTTCTTGCAGATCCTTCCTTAAAACTGGTAGAGGATTATCTTGCTAGAGGGGAATGTTACGTTGCATTTGAAGGTGAATCTATAGTAGGTGTATATGTTCTTCTTCCAAGAGGACTTCGTTTTATTGAACTGGTTAACATTGCTGTTAAGGAAAATATGCAAGGAAAAGGCATCGGTAGAAAAATGATTTTACATGCCATTGAAAATTCAAAAGAAAAAGGTTATGACGTGATCCAAATTGGTACTGGGAATTCCAGCATTGGACAACTTGCATTGTATCAGAAATGTGGTTTTCGCATTATCGGTGTTAGAAAGGATTATTTTACTGATCATTATGATGAAGAAATTATTGAAAATGGTATCAGGTGTAGAGATATGCTTCGTCTAGAAAAAAACTTGGAGAAAGAAGGCTAATGAATGAAACGAATTGGACTTCTTGGAGGTATGAGTTGGGAATCGACTTCTGAATATTATCGGTTAATTAACCAAGGAATACAGCGACAGCTTGGTGGGTTGCACTCAGCTGAATGCATTTTGAATAGTGTTAACTTCGCTGAGATAGAGAGATATCAATCGTTAAATGAATGGGAGAAAGCAGCGGAGGTTTTGGGTGATGCTGCAGCCAGATTAGAAATGGCTGGTGCTGCCTTTATTGTCATTTGCTCAAACACCATGCATAAGATCGCTCAAGATATAGAAAAATTTATCAGTATTCCTATTTTACATATTGCCGAAGCAACTGTTACCCGAATAAAACAGCAGGAGATAAAAAATATAGGCTTATTAGGAACTGCATATACAATGGAGCAGGACTTTTATAAGGGCACATTACGATCACACGGTATGAATGTAATGATACCAGGTCAAACAGAACGTAAAAAAATAAATCAAATTATATTTGAACAGCTCTGTCTCGGCCGACTGCTCCCAGAGTCACGTGCTTTTTTTCATGAGGTAATTAAAAAGTTAATAGAGCAAGGTGCAGAAGGTATTATATTAGGTTGTACAGAAATTAGGCTTTTGGTGAAACAAGAAGATGTTGCTCTGCCTTTATTTGATACGACAAACATTCATGCCATGGAAGCTGTGAAAATTTCATTAGGGGAAGAGGCGACGAAGATTGAATGAAAAGCTGTTAAGAGTGGGAACAATCTACTTACCTGTGCGTCACCTTGAAGAGGCAGCGCCGTGGTATGTCGAAAAGTTAGGGGCTAAAATAAATTATCAGGATAAAGAAAAGGCTATTCTAGAGCTTGCTGATCAAAGTTTTTTTCTCGTAAAAGCAAAGGAAGGAGAAACAGCCAATTTTAATGCAGCTAATGGAAAAGAATGTTTTTCTCTTACCTTCGAGGTAGATGGTTTAGAAGAATTAAAAATCCTACATAAAGATTTAAAACAAAAAGCTGTACAGGTTGGAGATATAGAAGACAGAGGGCATGCAGGAAGGAACTTTGTATTTACCGATCTGGATGGTAATAAGTTTGATGTTTGGAGTGAGTTAAGTCCTACCTTCAAACAAAGGATGAAGGAGCAATAATATGTTGCATAAAATGAAATTAAATGAACGCCCTTTTACTGATATGAAATCAGGCAAAAAGACAATTGAAGTTCGCTTAAATGATCCTAAAAGACAGGAATTATCTATAGGGGATAGGATTGAGTTTAGGAAACTGCCTGAGTTGAAAGAAAAGATAGTAGTTCAAGTGATTAGTCTGGAGACTTTTGCTACGTTCGAAGCGATGTATTTAGCGATACCAACTCAACACTTTGGGGATGAAGGTGGTTCTTTAAGTGAAATGGTGGAAGCTACTTATGAAATCTATTCCCTGAGTCAGGAAGAGAAATGGGGAACACTTGCAATCGGGGTGAAATTAATAAAAGAAAGGTGAATTTCGTATGGAGAGGAGTTCTAGTCGTAAATCGAAGATCTCTATTCGTCCTTATGAGCCAAAGGACTTTGATTCTATTAATCAACTCAACAAGTTAGAAGAGTGGGGCAATCTTGTAGCAAATTCGGATGAATTAGAAAAAGCCTGGTCTCATTCAAATGTGACTTATATTGCTGAACTGGATGGTGAAATAGTTGGCTATGTACGCGGGTTGACAGATGAATATATAACTCTTTTTATTTGTGAACTATTAATAAAAAAGGAACACAGGGGAAAAGGGATGGGTAAGGAATTATTAAATTATGTCCACCAATTATATCCGAAAACAAGAATGGAATTGTTGGCAAGCAGCACTTCCCGCACGTTCTATGAACAAAAACAATTTCGCCCTTTTTATGGTTATAGAAAAACAATTTCGGAATAGGGAAGGGTAACATCCCTCTGGTTGAGACAAAATACCGAGACAACAGCGTGCGCACCCGAGACAGCAGCCCGCCCATCCGAGACAACAGCAAGCTCATTCGAGACAGCAGGGCGCCCATCCGAGACAACAGGGCGCCCATCCGAGACAACAGCGTGCGCACCCGAGACAGCAGCCCGCCCATCCGAGACAACAGCAAGCTCATTCGAGACAACATCGCGCCAATCCGAGACAGCCGCATGCCTGTCCGAGACACGTATAATGCAACCTGTCCCTTTTCAATGAACTACTAACAAATCAGGAGGTCATTTATGATATTTCGTATTTTGCAGAAAGCGATGAAGATGAATGTGAAAGCAACGATATTTATAGGTTTACTCATCTTTGTTCTACTTTCCGCCAAAGCAATTCAGGTAATAGAACCACAAACATTTACCAGCTATTTCTCTGCCCTGTGGTGGGTTATGACGAGTGTAACCACGGTAGGATATGGGGATATTTCTCCTGTGACAGCAGGTGGGCAACTGTTTGCTATGGTAATTGTATACATTGTCGGTATAGGCATAATGGGGGTAGCTGTAGGTTATGTCGTGGATGTGTATGTAGAATTTAAAAATAAGAAGGAGAGTGGGAAATTGGCTTTTAAAGGAAAAGATCATTTTGTCATTATTAATTACACAAGACGTTCCAAGGAAACCATACAAGAATTACTAAATATGCATGAAGATAAACAAATCGTTCTTATAGATGAAGATATAGAAAAAGTTCCCTTTGTCCACGAGCATGTACATTTTGTTCATGGGGAGCCTGCAGATATACATACACTTGAAAAAGCAAATATAGCTCATTCCACTTCTGTTATGATTTTTTCTTCAGATGGTGTTCCAAATGCTTCTTTTGCAGATGGCCAAACTTTGCTCGTCGCTACTTCCGTTGAAGACTATTCTCGGAAAATAAACAAATCCATTTACACGATTGTAGAGGTGACTAGCGAAAAGCATATTGCAAGTTTTGTTCACGGCGGGGTGGATGAATTTATTACACCTAACCAAACAAGTGCCAGATTGATAGCCAAAAGTGGAACATATAAAGGAATAAGCGAGGTTTTCAGACAGTTGACCTCTTCTAATTATGGGGAAGATATTTTTACGATTACTCCTCAGCC contains the following coding sequences:
- a CDS encoding manganese-dependent inorganic pyrophosphatase, with protein sequence MEKTLIFGHKNPDTDSICSAIAYADLKNKLNVDAEAARLGVVSKETQFALDYFAMEAPQLIEKVDEQFKEVILVDHNEFQQTVANIKDVRIAEVIDHHRISNFETKEPLYFRAEPVGCTATILNKMYKENGVPVSKEIAGLLLSAIISDSLLLKSPTCTKEDVDAAYELAEIAGVNLETYGLEMLQAGADLSDKTVTELLTMDAKEFSMGDAKVEIAQVNAVDTSKIYAFQDDIDTEIAQIIKDKDLDLFLFVVTDILNNDSEVLAHGEGKAKVESAFGVELNANNRALLKGVVSRKKQIVTALTEAFTK
- a CDS encoding spore coat protein; this translates as MRHHKRPHCGCPKQVVYPTKHNCVNNYSESEVDHIYPSHTTIMNHHTVKNKHIYPHSTSVQNTSNSVDVYGGSFNVPAPGQVAGAMSPGMGPGAAPGQVAGTMSPGMGPGAAPGQVAGAMSPGMGPGYAHGHQGMHGSHHWKKPNKWC
- a CDS encoding glycoside hydrolase domain-containing protein, translating into MKKFDLLVFLGSLTVLAVSALFILNAGKQNDDTANDDEQTSGNEGNEIFWGVDSASKVDENMYQCVAENFGEPSVWGRYLGDIEGVSVGIDKAEAELLHQKDVDILAIYNAVTDATGQEAGIDHANRAIEIAKNLEIPDDVVLIVDIEPSFPVDTAFLEGWYDTITNSPYSPGVYGVFDEESDLLTAYKATEKKVQENMIVWTAFPQVGITTKENAPEYNPQGPENSMLYGWQYGIEADACAIDTNLFKEEIFDYLW
- a CDS encoding NAD(P)/FAD-dependent oxidoreductase, yielding MRKFDVIVIGTGPSGSRIAAGCSKQGLEVAAVDSRGYGGTCPLRGCIPKKVLTDAAEIVQQSEQLQGKGIERTSNIDWKDLMQFKRSFTEPVPEKQESDMQDAGVETFHGVATFVNDQEIKIGKETLFGKNIVVATGAKPMPLPIEGEELLTTSDEFLELGNLPPRILFIGGGYISFELAHVAAKAGSDVHILQRGEHPLKQFDQDMVQQLVEAMEEAGVSIHLNTEVKEIKQEGDQYQVVTKMNGKEEIMTGDMVVHGGGRIPELDDLKLEHGNVEYGKGGITVNKYLQSTTNSHIYAAGDAADTEGAPLTPVAGIEAKAVIENIVHGNQSEVDYTGVPSVVFTMPKVAKAGITEEEAKKMDYNIESKFTDMKDWFTYAHKNEARAAVKIITDKKTGQLLGAHMISSKADELINFFAMAIQLKLRTEDVKKLTLVFPTAVSDIPAML
- a CDS encoding ASCH domain-containing protein is translated as MLHKMKLNERPFTDMKSGKKTIEVRLNDPKRQELSIGDRIEFRKLPELKEKIVVQVISLETFATFEAMYLAIPTQHFGDEGGSLSEMVEATYEIYSLSQEEKWGTLAIGVKLIKER
- a CDS encoding aspartate/glutamate racemase family protein; the encoded protein is MKRIGLLGGMSWESTSEYYRLINQGIQRQLGGLHSAECILNSVNFAEIERYQSLNEWEKAAEVLGDAAARLEMAGAAFIVICSNTMHKIAQDIEKFISIPILHIAEATVTRIKQQEIKNIGLLGTAYTMEQDFYKGTLRSHGMNVMIPGQTERKKINQIIFEQLCLGRLLPESRAFFHEVIKKLIEQGAEGIILGCTEIRLLVKQEDVALPLFDTTNIHAMEAVKISLGEEATKIE
- a CDS encoding small acid-soluble spore protein P → MGGKPKGPKQQERPKLPQSPQQPYGEPLSGSKKVKQSNHTRQKHNPGHDM
- a CDS encoding GNAT family N-acetyltransferase; its protein translation is MERSSSRKSKISIRPYEPKDFDSINQLNKLEEWGNLVANSDELEKAWSHSNVTYIAELDGEIVGYVRGLTDEYITLFICELLIKKEHRGKGMGKELLNYVHQLYPKTRMELLASSTSRTFYEQKQFRPFYGYRKTISE
- a CDS encoding TrkA family potassium uptake protein, coding for MIFRILQKAMKMNVKATIFIGLLIFVLLSAKAIQVIEPQTFTSYFSALWWVMTSVTTVGYGDISPVTAGGQLFAMVIVYIVGIGIMGVAVGYVVDVYVEFKNKKESGKLAFKGKDHFVIINYTRRSKETIQELLNMHEDKQIVLIDEDIEKVPFVHEHVHFVHGEPADIHTLEKANIAHSTSVMIFSSDGVPNASFADGQTLLVATSVEDYSRKINKSIYTIVEVTSEKHIASFVHGGVDEFITPNQTSARLIAKSGTYKGISEVFRQLTSSNYGEDIFTITPQPSWETFGDACHSLHKMGATLLSVDNNLDIAAKSSEKLPRQAKLLIVCKSEIYEQIKKSS
- a CDS encoding VOC family protein, with product MNEKLLRVGTIYLPVRHLEEAAPWYVEKLGAKINYQDKEKAILELADQSFFLVKAKEGETANFNAANGKECFSLTFEVDGLEELKILHKDLKQKAVQVGDIEDRGHAGRNFVFTDLDGNKFDVWSELSPTFKQRMKEQ
- a CDS encoding GNAT family N-acetyltransferase, with product MKFLIRKMKQDDILEVQHVAETSWHATYDGIIPRNIQDNFLKHAYSEEMLQQRIEISTIIVAEVGGKVVGFANFSSVSNEGVAELGAIYLLPEYQGDSIGTALLKKGITYLPEVKKIFINVEKDNEIGKKFYKAKGFEMISTFDENFDGHILKTIRMELTV
- a CDS encoding SLOG family protein, with translation MKIITVTGYKPMELSIFKENDQRIEFIKAAIEKRLIGFIEEGLEWVIISGQMGVELWAAEVVMDLKERYNINLGIFPPFENQENRWPEHLQEKYQELTLVADFYKPIYQGDYKGAFQFKAKNMWLADKSDGCLLLMDDEFPGSNRFFHQAAKEVKKDYPIYVITPADLDDVVEELRMQNPDYWSG
- a CDS encoding SIMPL domain-containing protein codes for the protein MYPTYIWPGRQNGESMNRSIVVTGNGEVVVEPNMAVFQLSVITESESLSQAQQKNSEIMSKVIQALVEAGIPNEQIQTISYTVEPRYDYVEGKQIFRGYEVINTISVKNKQLEQTGYLIDLAVQNGVNRVSNVQFQVEDSEKFEKQALSIALEDAVAKAGVLARTMNTNISPIPVKIKEWRNEGPVLYKTMAVSQVQTPIEPGQIVIQAALEATFHY
- a CDS encoding N-acetyltransferase; translated protein: MEIKRIKDLEDAPMNLLLLADPSLKLVEDYLARGECYVAFEGESIVGVYVLLPRGLRFIELVNIAVKENMQGKGIGRKMILHAIENSKEKGYDVIQIGTGNSSIGQLALYQKCGFRIIGVRKDYFTDHYDEEIIENGIRCRDMLRLEKNLEKEG